The Epinephelus lanceolatus isolate andai-2023 chromosome 16, ASM4190304v1, whole genome shotgun sequence nucleotide sequence GCTGGAGATAGGGGGCGTCCCAGGTGCATTATAGAGCGAGAGAGATTGGCTGAACTTTTGGAGATGAATCTGTCTGTGGACTGCATGGCTAAATTACTAGGCATTTCAGCCAGCACGGTCAATCGACGGATGAGGGAGTTTGACCTCTCTGCCAGACAGCACTACAGCGATGCTACTGACCAGGAGCTGGATGAAGTAgtccaaaacataaaaaatgaaatgccaACAGCAGGCTTTCGGATCGTGAAAGGGAGGCTGAAGTCCCTGGGAATCCACGTCCAGTGGAGAAGACTGATTGCATCCATGCATCGTGTGGATTCGCTTGGGATCCTTTCCAGACTGACAGGACTGGGCTGCATTGTGCGGAGAGTGTATTCTGTCAGGGGTCCCCTTTCACTTTGGCACGTGGACACAAACCATAAATTGATAAGGTGCAGTACTGtcataaatattcttttaaaaaaagtttaattttagGATGCAGACACTGCTATCAGTGTCTGTTTTATTCTAGAATAAAAATCCAGGTTGAAAGTAGTAATGTGGTGCTTTTTTATGTGTCCACCAGGTACAACATTGTACTTTTTGGTGCAGTGGATGGCTTCTCCAGGAAGGTAAGATTTCATTTGATGGGGTCTTTTCATCAGTTGATGTTCTCTGTGTAAGAAAATGTGTtaaagcaaacattttataGGGTGCAAACTCCATGTTGCATACAGACGGTTGACAAATAAAAGGAAACACTGAAATTGCCTAAGAAGGTTTGTCAGCCAGGTTTTGCGGTAAAATGCATGCTGTTTCAATGTaagggtattattatgacttgTTACCCTACACACCCCTAACGCATGGTGGGAAGGGTCATTAAAGGAGAATTCCGGTCATTTTCCATATAACGCTCCACAGCTCCAGGTCCGTGATTGCTACAATAGCAAAAGacccaggaaaaaaaatgtgcaggtGGGACTGAGCTTCCCTGCTACGTAGCTGCGCAACATTGTTGCTAAACAGCAAAGTGATGGGGGAAGAGTCTCCTAACCTTGAGTTTGGCCTCTATTATGCTCAAAATATCACTACACATGCTTTGTAACATCCACCAACTCATTACCACACAACACTGAGTGTGGATAAACTCCGTTAATGAGAGAGAGCAGTGCtacgtgtgtgtttctgtaacgTTCCGTTGTTTACTCTAGTTTCCTGGGTAGACCTTACTAGTCGACTGTCGAGCTCGGGACTGTTTCCATATCATTGTCTTTGCTGATATGGAAACAGTCTgatcatctgtgtgtgtactACAGGGTCAGAGGTGATCAGGGAGTGGAGAACATTGAAATAGCCCGATACATGTTCAACGTCAGCGGAGTTGATCGAGGAAGCTTCATGTCAGGGAAAAGCGTCCATAatcaaaggtttttattttatttagcatGCTTTTACCAAGCTAATCAGTCTATTGTGTGTAGaataaaatattaacattttgtCATGTTACCAATTCCTGTGAGGACTTTGactattattaatttttatatccaTAGAATCGAACGTTTGTGGCGGGATGTCAGGATGTATGTGACATCAAAATATTACAACGAACTCCACAGCCTAGAGATGGATTGCCTTCTTGATGTGTCCTCCTGGGGTACGGGTTTGTCTCTTGACTTGGAGCGGAAAACAAGGAAGGCATTGCCACTTTTATTAATTATCTATTTCAATACAATTATTGGTTAACAAATGTCAGGaccacattaatgaacattaaTGGAATCATGTCTGGTTGTATACAATTTGAAAGGAACTCACAACATGGTTCAAAAGCCTCAAAAATACAGAACATTGAATGAATGAGATGTTTATACAAAAGGCAATTCAATATTTGATTTCGGCCCAAATATTCAgagacaaaataataaatacagctTAAAAGACACACCCAAACCCGACAGTTCAACTGCTGTGTTTAATTGTATGGTATGGTTTTGAAGCTCACATGTGCAGATACTTACTCCTATCCTGTCATCTACAGAAGATCTTTTCGCAGTCCATCTGACATTCCTTCCAAAACTGAAGGCAGACCTGGAGGCTTTTGTGGAAGGTTGGAACAACCACCCACTCAGATCAGAAGGGAGTAAAACTCCAGAGCAAATCTGGAGGGTAGGAATGATGCCTCGACCGATTGACCAGCCGGAGAATCTTGAGGTTATTTTTTCCATTCAGACGACTCCCTACATCAATTTAGAAACTTGTACATCAAAAATAAGCCATTAATGGGGAACTGAAAAGGTTCTCTGGACCCTAGGCAGTGTGACACATCTTCAGCTGGTGAAACaatcagaattgattttaatgtTGGTAATATAGTCCACTGCACTCAGTAAACTATTCATTAAAGGTTGAATATAGAGAATGCTTATTAAAagctatatttaaaaaaaaaataatacatccaCAGTGCTTTTAGAGGGATGCAGAATAAAAGTATAGCGTTTCCTTGAAAACTTATATTTAGTCTGAATTAAATAATTTACAGTTTATAGTTTACATCATACCAGCCAGGCATTGCGGGTTGCCAGGTCTCGTAAAATGGCGGAGTCTGCaattgctgcagctgctccaaaGCCCCGGCGAACGGTGCGTTATCCGTCCCAGCAGCAGAGTGACCGGAGAAGGGCAAAAATGCGGGTCAATATGAAATGAAGTAGTTCCATGTAATGTCCGACCACGGGAGGGTTTTAACCATTTATAACGTCCTgctgttagctttgctgctgctgctgttcgcTAAACATCCTGATTTccaaaaaactgaataaataccacacatagcaacataTATAGCAAGGCTAACGTTAAATAATATTGTAAAATAATGTTgtaaaattaattgattagtgGAAATGAATCATTACCCTGTATGATTCATAGCTTGACATTAATTTCGGCTGTTGTGACTACGATCTTGAGACACTAGATGTCGCTATTCTGCTCATTCTCCATATTCAACCTTTAAGTACCTCTACAATGGAACACCAATACAAATCTAAATGAACAACAGAGCATATCAGGTAATTGTGGTGTTATAAAAACCCCATAGGTTGATGCATTATATGTACAATAGTATTTGGACACATGTGCAATCCAATCCAACTGCTCTGCCATACAGTCTACTTTTAtgaagcttttacattttcagtttttgttgacattgtcagaaGGGTGATGATtatactttgtttattattgaggttgTAGTGGGTGGAGCTGGTGTACTGCTGTGCAATATATTGTAAAGTGTTCCTAATATATTATCCCCCTCAGTGTATGTTAATGGATTGGACAAAAGTATAAGTAACACAGCCCAATATAatgcactccagtacaccagCACCATCCACTATGACcacaataataaacataaaGTAGAATTATCACGTTTCAGGCAATGGCAACAAACTGAAATTGAGCCGTTAtattggattgcattagattacgAGTGTACcaattcccttttttttttttaacatatattGTATCctcagtttattttgaaagactaaACTTTTGTGAAGAACTCACTGCAGGAGATACTGTAAATATGGAATGACGACTAATAAAAATGGTATTTTACTCTGTCTTGTTCAACAGGATATTCAAGAGCCAGACGTTGACTGGGATGCTGCAGCTGATTATGGAGAGGATGTGGATGGTGTGCTAGTCGTCCCCGAATTTGACTGTCCACTTAATGAACAGCAGCTATCAGAGGTTCAGATGCTGGTTGAACAAAATGTAGACAGACACTGGGAACCTTTACCTCCTATGTCGTCAGTATGTATATGCTGCTTTGTCAGGAGTTTGATTTTTTGTTTACATGAAATGGCATTAAAGAACTAACCATTTAATCtattctttgtctttttgtagtgGATAGGCTCTGTGCCATCTTGGTAAGCCTACTGTTGTCTATAGTGTGGTCAGATCTGCTACACAAAAAAACTAAAGGTTACACTTGGACATTTCCTGGGTTTGGCCTAATTATTACATCATTTATGCAAATTATGTTAAAAGGTTGCCTGGCTTAGTTATGGTGAGATAGCAATTTCTggacatgtaaacagtcattaAGTCTGTGAGAGTCTAACATATTTCTAAGTTGACTAAAAGTGAAAATTGCAGGAATTTCATGATTTTCACCTTAGTTTTACATAAGGTATGCAAATAATGTTAATGAGGAAAGGTTGCATGACTCCACCATAGCAACTGATGAATTCCTGGACCTCAAATATGGATTAAGACTCCAAGTTCACTAAAAGAAAAATAGCAATTTTCAGGTTTTGGTGAATAACGGGCTAATCTCTGCATTTGACCTATGATAAATGTCactaaacaaaaccaaaaaaattgGAGACTTGACTTCCTAGGGACCCCAAGAATGGAGATATAACAGTGTCCAAGATTAACAAACAATAGCTAAGGCTTCACTAACTTGGGATACATATGCCCCCTACCTAAGAGGACATGCAGAGGTTTTATTCAAAGTTGAGGGTGAATTCACACCATCTAATAGTTCAATGTGAGCAAAAacataagttaaaaaaaacaaatgactgaTATGCATAAAAGTGCCAACTTTTGATAGTTCTTGAGTAACaaaatacagtttttctcaaatgctaaaacacatttcacaaacgTTTCCTCTATGTTCCCCAAGGTCTAAACACAACACCCTTTTCTAAAGCTACATAAACACAACCACACCTTCTCACTTCAAAACTCAAACTTTCACACCAAAAGAGCAGCTCGAAGCtttcaaaaatgtaaacactATACACATCATTACACACTACAGCAAAACAATTGAAAACACAATGCTCAATTTGTGAGAAGGTTCTTTGTTTCATAACTGCCAATGCATATTTTTTTAGAAACTTTACAGTAACGGATCTTTTTAGATCTCTGTAGAGGATTAGGCATTTAGATTTGTGAGTTTCATATGAAGAGTATAAATCTATAGAAAATACTGCATGTACACTACTGTAACACAACTCAATGCAAAAACAGAATCTATTGCACACAACAACTCTTGAAAACATGTTCAGGGTGtgaagtttttttatttactttattcacACCACAATCACTGTGCGGCATCATGTCGCTGAGCTGCATCGGGCCACATCACTTCATCCACATCGCAGGCTATATTTTCTCTTGCCAGGCACCACGGGAAAAACCCCCTGGAATGGCGAATCCATCCTTGGAAGGCCTCCACTGGGATGTCAGCACAGGCCAGCTCCATTGCCCTTAGGAGGTTCTCTCTAGTGTATGGTTGTCTGTCATAAACCTTCCATCTCCACGATGAGAAGAACTCCTCTATAGGGTTCAGGAAAGGGGAGTAGGGTGGCAGACAGACGTTTAAAAACTGGTTACTGTTGGTGGTGAACCACTCTCTGATTTGGTTTGTTCTGTGGAAGCGGACATTGTCCCAAATGATCACATAAATGGGATGTGCGGGCCCAGGATGGTGTTGTTGGCGGTCCAGGAGGATGTCTTTTAGCTCCTCTAGGAAGGTGAGGAGACGTTGGGTGTTGTAAGACCCAAGGACAGCATGCCGGTGGACAAGCCCCTCCGAACCCATGGCCGCACAAAGAGTAATATTACCCCCCCGTTGGCCAGGAACCTCAGTGATGGCTCTTTGGCCAATGATGTTACGGCCTCTTTGCCTTCGTTTCTGCAAGTTGAAGCCAGCCTCATCCAGGAAGAGGTACTCATGAGGTCTGGCCATCGCGTCCAACTGTAATATcctctgtgaaaatgtgaaagtgcACAGGTGTTCAGAACAACAGTCAATCAGGTAGCACAGTATTGTCCAGAAGTAATGTAGGCCACTGAGCAACACAGTATGTCCACTAACTGTACTGTGAACATGGATGTATACTTACTTGCACATACTCGTAACGTAGGTCTTTGTGTCGCGCAGAGTTGCGCTCAAAGGGAACCCTATAGACCTGTTTCATCCGCATCTTTTGGCGCCGGAGAACTCGGTCTATTGTGGCCAAGCTGACATCATCAATGCTCTCAAAGTTGACATTATCGGCAATGACTTTGTCTCTGATCTCCCGGAGTCTGATGAAGTTGTTCTCACGAACCATATCCACAATGAGGGTTTCTTGTGCCGCTGTAAATATGGCAGCCCTCCCACCTCTATGTGGCATTCTTTCAACtctaaagacagaaacatgtgttgTCAATTGACATGTTTTACAATAACAACTGATTTGAAACCAATAGACTACTTTCACAGGCTTGTAAAACTGTATTGTGACAAAGAAAGCAATAGAGTACAATACCTGTTGTCTGAATGCCCTGATAATGTTGGCCACGGTGAACCTACTCAGGTTTGGACGGACTCTTAGTCCTGCTTCAGCCATTGTCATGCCATGGACAATGACATGGTCAATGACTGTTGCTCGCATCTCGTCTGTAATGATGGTGCGAGGTTGTCTTGCTCTTCCTCCTGgaccttctcctctccctcctggaccttctcctcttcctcgttggcctgctcctcttcctcctctgattTGAACTCCTCTTCCTCGTTGGCCTGCTCCTCTTCTTTCATGGCcagctcctctccctcctctgactCGGATTCGTCTTCCCCTGACTCTGCCTTCAtccattgtgtttgtttggaaacTGTGCACTCTGAACTTgcttttatacagtacaggccaaaagtttggacacaccttctcattcaatgcgttttctttattttcatgactatttacattgtagattctcactgaaggcatcaaaactatgaatgaacacatgtggagttatgtacttaacaaaaaaaggtgaaataactgaaaacatgttttatattctagtttcttcaaaatagccaccctttgctctgattactgctttgcacactcttggcattctctcgatgagcttcaagaggtagtcacctgaaatggtttccacttcacaggtgtgccttatcagggttaattagtggaatttcttgcttt carries:
- the LOC144467287 gene encoding uncharacterized protein LOC144467287 gives rise to the protein MAELARCSNRIRERERERERERDLDFLRFTCRQELYLWDALSRHVTVPPEIVQALHELHRLVMDQIEYADVTETVETVAGDRGRPRCIIERERLAELLEMNLSVDCMAKLLGISASTVNRRMREFDLSARQHYSDATDQELDEVVQNIKNEMPTAGFRIVKGRLKSLGIHVQWRRLIASMHRVDSLGILSRLTGLGCIVRRVYSVRGPLSLWHVDTNHKLIRYNIVLFGAVDGFSRKVRFHLMGSFHQLMFSV